A region of the Nothobranchius furzeri strain GRZ-AD chromosome 13, NfurGRZ-RIMD1, whole genome shotgun sequence genome:
GTTTTAACGCATTCAAACATCCAAACTCTTCCCAAGGCTGATTGTCTATGAAAGTGGGGTAAAAGCTTTGTGTTTAAAGGCTTTTGGAGACATGGTTGGTAATTAAGGTAATTAGCAAATCACATCTGCAGGTGTGTCTACTTAGTATAATCTGCTGCAGGTAGCCTGCTGTCTAAAATGTGCTGGTGCAATACAATCCCATAATATCCATCTAAGAGGTAAATTGCAAGAATCTTAAAATGCAATTTTACTTTTGTTTACCTTCTTTTTGGTATTTATCTAAGCAGTAAATTTGAATGAATGAGTTTTAATCTGACGGCTGATACTTGTTTTTGTAATTTGGTTTTAATTTAAACAGAGAAATCTGTTTTCAAGTGACACGTCTTTCCTTTTTCTCTGTTTTTAGAAAGTGGTTTTCCTCCCTGTTAAGAGCAGAAATCCATAAAAACAAATGTCACTTATTTTCCAGACACATAAGATGCGTTCTTATGAGCTCAGACAAAGTATTCGATGTCCTAAAAAGTATGGGGAAACTATCAAGGAGAGGAAATTCATGCCTGCTCCAACAAACGATTTGGAACTTATGCTTGAGCGGGACCCTCAGAAACCCCTGGAGGAAAGGTTCATAAGGAATGCTGCCGTTCTTCCAGATCTCTCAAATTTGCCGCTCAGCACTGAAGGCGCCAGCATCGAGGAGAAGCCCTCCAGCGCTGCTCTGATGATCCACGGTTATCCGGTACCGGACTACCAGGACACCTACCACTCAGTGGTGGACCCGCTGCTCCACACACCCTGCGGGAAGCTTGTGCCTTACAGTCTGGAGCTCGGTTTCACCATCAAGGAGCGACTGTTTGAGGAGGTGGCCTACCCAACCCTGAACATTTCAGAGCGTCCTGATAGAAAGGTGGAGGTGACGGAGAGATTTTGTGTGCTTCGGCCCACACCGCACATACACGTCGACTGTAAAGGGGAACCGTGGTAGCTTATTTCTTAAAGACTCCTTTATTTGTCCATTAAACATTGTTTTTGACAGTTTGAGTTTCCCTGACCTCTAAATGTAAACAGATAAATAAATTATTGAACAAAATTAGTAAAACGTGAAGCGTTTTACGGGTTAGAATCAAGTTCATCTGAGAACACTGACAGAGAATTACAGATACTGTCTAAAGTTGATTGTGTTGAACActgaagaggagccagttgaggtggctcggacatctagtcaggatgcctcctggatgccttcctggtgagattttctgggcatgtccagctgggaggagacccaaggaaggggtgctggagggaccatgtttctcggctggccagcgAACGCCTCAgagttcccccggaggagctggcccaaatggctggggagagggaagtctgggactctctgcttaggctgtttACCCCGCGACCAGACCCAGATAAGCGGTAGAGGATGGATGGAGGGGACTGAAGCAATATCTCCTCAACTACTAAACTTTTCAGCCTTATTATTTTAAGTTTTACACCATAAATGTAATCCTTTAAGCTCCATCGAGTAACATTTAAATAGATCTTTTGAATAGCAGTctgaaaaaaatttaaaatgatgaTCTACCTTCAACAACGGCTCACCTTACGACGCTGCTGCTGATATCCATCAGCAATGACTTCTATATTGTAGCTACCGGGGGCAAGGAGCACATGGAAGTAGCCACCCTCGGAGGTGAACACCTTCATCCTTCTATTCAGTACGATGCTCGCACCAACGACTGGTTTACCGCTTCTGTCCCTCACCACGCCTCGAACCCCCTTATGGACCTGGATGGAATTAAAAGGAAGAGAAAAGCTTTTACTACTTTTACAGCAATGAATAGCAACATAACCAAAGACAATTACACTCTACTTGACATTTAAAGATCATTTTCAGTCAGGTTAAAGTACACGTCTTCAACAACTTAGGTTTTCTTAAGAAGACTGAGCGTTGGTAGAGGAGGCAGCAAATGTCAGCTAGGTGGCTACTCTGGGAACACAGCTGGAGTAGGACGACTACAGTTGAACTTATTTTTTGGAGGACATTAATGCAAAAGTTTGAAAACAACAGACCAAGAACCATCACCTTAAAAGGAAGAAAACTATTGGTCACCAACTAAGCCTGCGCCCAGACTAGAACAGGCATAACTAGACCCTAAAACGCAGACACAGCATTAAAATGAGATGAACTCCTACCTCTACCAACATGCTGAGAAGACTCTTCTTGTTCTCTGACCAAAGTGAGACCAGCTGATCGACGGGGGGGAACAGACAGCAGCCTGTATACACTGTGATCTCTGGACAGTGTCCCGAGTCCATACTGAAGTCCTGGAAAGACATGTGGACAAAAACACCAGAAGATGATTGCTGACAAGGGTTAGTTTGTTACTTCTCGCTTCATTAAAAGCTCAGATTACTGACAGTAATTAAGTCTCATCTCACTGGTTTAGTTAAAATATTTTACATATCAGGTCACATAAAGAACATGACATCTAAAACAGCTGTAAGATTGTTGGGCTAAATCTCTCAAGTTACATAATTTTCTATTAGACTTATTTCAGTTTGATTAAACGTGTTAAAAATTCAAGCAACACGACTAAGATGCTGCTTCATAGCCTAGGGAGGTACTGACCTTGGTTTCAGGCCCTTTCCTAAACTATTATTACCAGCTCTTACCTTCATGCTCCCCATGTGACTTTGTTTCTCCGCTGCTCTAATAACTCCACCAGGTATGTTGCCCGCTGAAAATCAGACGAGTCAGCAGTTAGTCACTATAACGATGACAGATGTAACGAGCACTGCTGACAGTCGGTTGTCATACATTGGCCATTGTTGGAACATCCAGTATCCCCGAGATGCATCTTTGGGTGGTTCTTAGCATACACGCTTGCCAAGTACTTCAACGTGCCCTCGTTTTCAACtgcaaataatattaataaaaattattATAGAAATGCACAACTTAGAGATGTGTATAAAAAAACGATactaaatatatttaattaaacaTAATTAGTGAACAAGATCATCAGGAGTCAGTGTATCCATAAAGTATTCACCGCTCATCACCAGGCCtaatgaagcatggtggtggcagcaagTGGTACActagcttatatatatatatatatatatatatatatatatatatatatatatatatatatatatatatatatatatatatatatatatatatgtatatataatttgcactaaacaaaaaaaaaattaaaacaacaacattgtttACATTGTCATTATGGGGTGTTGTGTGTCAAATTTAAAACGAATGAAAGTCCACTTTTGAAATAGGCTAGAACATAAGTAAATGTGGATAAGGTGATGAACTGTGAATACATTCCAGATGtgctctggggtctcatttatcaaacattgcgtagaatccttactaaaaccgctcagcaaataaaatgtacttacgccaagtaggtttgtgatctatcaaacatggagtacgcacagctgcacgcaatctccgcttcataaatcggagactaacgagaatgtttctcagctgcattttagtcacatcccgccctcaccacgcccacttactgccataaatagtcaatgcaaagtgccttgtggatctcatgcatatacataagccggctgttgcagcgctccaccaatgacatggcgaccgtagatcaaggtagatcaaggaagcgctatttcacagaagcagaagttgaggtacttgtgggtgaggtggagaaatgaaaggaagtgcttttgcagatcaaataagagaaaatccacggagtggcacagcgttgctgaagccgtcaatgttgtggattCTTCAGAGacatctgtggcagatataaaaaacatggtccaatcgggattcgatcccaagacttccaggtgaaagtcacgcacgctaaccagtcagctaaacagagatctcccttgtccaagtagccagggcgcatcatcaatcgggttacagcaacaggacacacacactgtcacagacgcatgacattctgtctcaatctgtccccctgctgatattctgcattccgtattctgcgcttcaggctgtgtgtgtgcgcgcgcgcgcgcgcgcgtgcgtgtgtgtgtaagccaggtccttagtcaacttaaagttgcgcacatttttccgctaagttttctttcatggtttatggtaaatggcctgtatttgatatagcaccttctagagtcctggaaccccccaaggtgctttacaacacaatcagtcattcacccattcacacacacattcacacactggtggggatgatctacgatgtagccaaagctgccctggggtgcactgacagaggaaaggctgccgagcactggcaccaccggtccatcaccagcaggcaacgtgggttaagtgtcttgcccaaggacacaacaacagcgatagactgagcggggctcgaacctgcaaccttccaattacggggtgagcacttaactcctgtgccaccgtcataaatcccaaagtttgcgtgggaaGTTGCTtaagcagttttccgaccccgttttgtgcgtaagcaagcttgataaatgaggcccctgggctGTAAATAGCGATATGAAATTCATGATCATAAAAAGTATTATTGTATCTGCATGACGTAAATAATCATCGTTGGTCTGCACCATCCTAAATCATAGCATTACACCACCTACAGCCAATAATCCGACTAAATAAATTATCAAAAGTCCCTAAGATTACCGGTCTGAACAGGCTTGTTGTATGGGTAGGCGACGATCAGGGCACCTCCATCCAGAGCTACGGACAGAGTGAAAGTTCTGTTCAGGATAAAGTCCATCATCGCTTTGGTCTCAGGTTGGGGCTCGCTCGAACGCTGTGATGCGTTTCCTGGTAAAGTAGGAAAGAGGTGATGGAGAAAAGGTATAGAGTTTAAAGAAAAATGACAGTTTTACATAAACAAAGTGAATGAGTGTCATCTGTACGACTGACCCAAAAAGTTCCTGTCAAGATCAATGCCGTTGGCGTTGGTCAGACCCTGGGCAGACGAGCACTGCTGCTCACTGGCCTGTTCTCGCCCATCGGGGTTGACAGAGGGAACGATGAAAATGCGGGTCTCATTGATCAGCTGAaggattaaaacattttttaatcacatttacACAGTAAAACAGATTCATAGGCCTGACCTGAtggtcatttaccattttatcTGGATTCTCACCTTAGTGATGGCATAGTTCTTGCCATAGTTGATGCACAGGAAGGTAGCgaactccagcagcagctccGTGCCGACGGGAGCGTTGCCATGGATCCCTGCTACAAAGCGGATCTTTGGTTCAGATGGCTCTGCTTCTGCTGGTTTGTTGGATATCTCCAAAGCCAAAATGCTCCTGAACTCCACACTCCACCCCAAACTAGACACAAGAAAACAATAGAACAAGAAAACAGGTGACAAATACATCAATGTTTCAACACagtagcagcaggaacagtggaGAATTCTCCACAGCATCAACCTCATCTACTGTGCCTATTCTTAGATCCATGGGAGTATCGGATTTaaggcttctcacctgtgcagTTTTGTGATTTGGGGAAAGTTGAGCTTTAGACTGTTCAGGATGTCGGACCACTCTTTAGGGCGTCGGTAGCGGATGCTGTTACCCGTGTCAGTGCTCTTCACCAGCTGTTCCAAACCCTGGTCTGAGGAGAGCTTCTTAATTAAACTCCCGAGCTCCTTCTCAGATGGGCTCTGTGTGGGTTGTGGGCTGCCAGGAAATTGGTTACTACTGCTCAAGTCTGATTGGGTCAGTCTGAAGTCCACCGTCTCCGCTCTGTCCTTTGTTACTGTGGCATAGGTCCTAACGGGTTTATACCTGAAGACAACAGGGAGATGAATCTGAATTTTAGCTACTTGCAGAATGAATTTGGCTTTCCCTTGTAGCACAGCGAACTTACCCGTGGGCGGAGGCAGTGATGGAGTAAGTCCCAGGTACCAGCAGCCTCCAGTAATCTCCAGCAGAAGCTGTAGTGATGCTGTGGTCTATTCCTTCCACACTAATGGTGGCATTAGAAATTCCTGCACCATCTCTACTGTCAGTAACAGTTCCTTTAACTCCAGTGTGAACCTACAGAAGAAACTGTAAATTAGAAGAAAACCTCCAGGAATCAagtgttgtttttaatttttaactACCTGGTGAATAAACTCTAGCAATGCTCGCCCGTTTTGTTCCCAGTATTTAGGCAGATCCTTGGCCCAGGGGTATTTGACACAGCCCAGCTCGATTGTAACCTCAAAACAGTTAGTGTTGACGTAATTCCAGTCCTGCATGCCACCTGGAGGAATAAAAGATCCCTTTATCCCTCAATATTCTGTTTTATGCACCTTTTGTGGAAGATTCCTGGAGTTTCAGCTctgattttttaaatgtttttaaagaagAGCAAAAAGTAAAGCCATTGCAGAATTAAACGGCATTTTACTTATTGTCCAGCAGGGGTCAATATTCTGTGAAATAAAATAACAGGACTGCAGTGCTCACACGATTTAAACCTCAAAACCTTTTTCCAACGTTGAGGTTTCAGATCTATTTTTCATTAACACGATACAGAATGCATCCAACTCAGACAACTTCAACAGTGTCTCCAGCTTCCATCAACTGGTTCTGATCCCATTGATTTAAAATTATACAAGGCAAAGTGAAAATGTCATGGCTTCCAAACCGTCGCCCACACATCAGCAGGTGTCTTTACTTTAACACATCTGGCAGGATTGTGTGATGGTTTGAGTTTCTATGGAGGCACGAGAATGACATTATATAAGAGATGAGCAATCCTATGAAGAGGGTAAATTCCTGTGCGTTTACTTGAATACATTCTCACAGAATGCAGAGCCAGTGTTGTACTGTCAGCATTTAAATCAACGAGGCTATCAAATTAAggctaaataaaacaaacacaataaaactgtaaaaacaaTTTTTTCTAAATCGTGTAAAATGGCGAAATACAAGCAAGAAATGGGTGAGTAGCAAGGAGTAAAAGATGCAGGCCTACCAGGAACTGTGTACCACTTGGCACCATTAGTGATGCCATCCTTAAAATATTCCTCCGGGTACAGGTCCTCACAAGGGTGTCCGCTGTGCATTAGCGGATTTTCCTGTGTGCAAACCAAACAAGTGTCTTTGTAGTCACTTTGAAAACACAGACTCTCCAAAGATTAATCAAGAAAcatatacagggtatctgcaggtttaagggagccaaatttaagacttttaagaccttttttaaggccactttgaccaaatttaagctatttttttacattttatttaagctataatttccagctattgcctgaaaccggtgttaaccacgtcgcgaacgtgggattagccatccagttaccattaaccttgcacttccccatggtgcaagctcccactagcttaaacagctaatgtgctcatctaaaaatagccccctttcacaaccaactgaatgtgtatgtaCAGTTCCGTTTATGAAAATATGATACacataaaatgctgaacactaactagaaattcacgaaaattttatagaaataaaaataatcttgtttattgggtctttggtcatttaagacctttggaaactgtatttaaggattatgtcatttttaaggatttttaaggccttaaatttggaaaagcaaatttaagactttttaagactttttaaggacccgcggataccctgatataAAACCCTGAAGCACCAGCCAGCAGTTTGCTCCTAAAAAAGATAAAAGTAACATCATTTCAGCCTGATGGGCAGCTGAGCCCAATCACCTGTGAGAAGGCTCTTGCCACCTGCTGAAACACTTGATCATCAGGAGACTTGCTGTAATGACTGActccctcttcatcatcatcaaaagGGTAGTTGACCACCAAGGAACCTGTATTAAACAgaaacaaagcaaaaaaaaaaaaaaaaaaaaaaaaaaaaacagatcctTCCTTAGTTACACACAAGTTAAACCATAGAACAAACTGTGGGTCTAAACATCCAAATATGAACCGAATCTGAAGGAACAGCATGCTGAAAGTGAGATCATACCTCCATGGAGGTTGGCAGACAAAACAAAGGGGATGCTCTTCACCCAGTTCATCACAGCTATAGTCTCTGGCTGTATGGGATCAGTGATGGTGACGAACTGGTCAGGAAAGTTGCGGTTCAAGTCATAATTGTTGCTGTTGTTTCGTCCTTTGTAGCCCCTCACGTCACCTACGAGGAAACAAACCCAGAGCATGAATCACCGATGGGCCTCCATTAACCAAAGCATGATTCTGCATAAAGAGTTCAATAACCTCCGCTCTACTCCTCTTACAACTTAAATCACTTAAATCACACACGAAAGAACTTCAGATTCTCAGCAAGTTTCCCGTTTCCTTACCTTCCATGGCCACCTCGTAGCCATCAGGGTTCATGGAGGGCATGATGTGAATGCGTGTGCTGTTGACCAGCTGAGTGACCTCTAGGTCAGTACCATAGTTACGACACAGATACTCGATCAGGTGGAGCAGCAACTCTCGACCCACCACTTCGTTGCCGTGCATGTTGGCCACATACTTGAACTCAGGCTCACCTGGCAGATGAAAACCACGACAGTTAACACCTGCCAAACTAATATTAAGAGGTGATGTTTACTAAGTATATTCTAGAACCACTTACCAAGCTCGTGAACAGTTGGGTTGTCTGAGATGACCATCACGTACAGCTCCCGATTTTCTTTAGAGCGGCCAATGGAGTGCAGGTGGGCGATGGAGGGGAACTCGCTGGCAAGGTTATGTAAGAAAACATCCATGTCTGCATAGCTGTGGTGACGAAATTCTTTAGGCTGGAAGGGCTGGTGCACAGGTGGAACAACGGGGGGGCTGTTCTTGTTTCCTGCAGGGGAAACCACCTGAGTCTGGGAAAAGTTGGAGGAGGGTGGAGTGGAAACTGTTGGAAGATTGGTGGTCGGCACTGAGGTTGTGGTCAAAGGGATGTCACCGGAGGCCTCGTCAACCTTAGGTGACAAGGTGAAGTTGAGCTGCGTGGCTTTGTCCTCAGTGACATGGACACCGTTGACGGTCACAGACATGTACCTGGAGGCAGACAGACAGGATCGGGAACTTCAACTGGGCTTCTAAACAAATAAGGAAGTTCAGAGATAAATTCCAGTTTGTTTTTTTATGCTTTACAAGGAAGTACAATATTGAACTTGCGCAAAGAGTTTTCTTCCCTGCAGAaagattttcttttttaattcTTTGCAAGTCCcaaaacccaaactgcagaaaccCTGCAGCGTGAAGGAGCTGTGGCGCTCACCCTGGGGCCGCAGCTGTGATGTTGTATGTTCCAGGGAGCAGCAGGCGGTGATAGTCTCCATATTTAGCGGTGGTCAGGTTGTGGCTAATGCCTGCTACCATAATG
Encoded here:
- the cpda gene encoding carboxypeptidase D, translated to MVHIWEPFFPSLKRRVLLFAFLPLVLVSGGTRQHRPRGTGPSQAETVETYNKYYNYYELTELLQSLEHKYPHIARLSSIGKSVEGRELWVMRITLDPDKDTPGKPKFKYVGNMHGDETVSRQVLVYLVEHLLTKYEEEARIAELVNSTDIYIMPSMNPDGFEKSKEGDCAGVHGGRNNAKSVDLNRSFPDQFDGASADPNDIPEVTAVIRWIQENKFVLSGNLHGGTVVASYPFDDSASHMRGGFYSRSEDDNLFRFLAMVYSQNHPEMKTGHPNCPDTPHETFEDGITNGAQWYDVPGGMQDYNYLHGNCLEITLELSCCKYPPAQQLQKEWDLNRESLLAYMEKVHMGVHGFVNDSVSGAALSNVSIMVAGISHNLTTAKYGDYHRLLLPGTYNITAAAPGYMSVTVNGVHVTEDKATQLNFTLSPKVDEASGDIPLTTTSVPTTNLPTVSTPPSSNFSQTQVVSPAGNKNSPPVVPPVHQPFQPKEFRHHSYADMDVFLHNLASEFPSIAHLHSIGRSKENRELYVMVISDNPTVHELGEPEFKYVANMHGNEVVGRELLLHLIEYLCRNYGTDLEVTQLVNSTRIHIMPSMNPDGYEVAMEGDVRGYKGRNNSNNYDLNRNFPDQFVTITDPIQPETIAVMNWVKSIPFVLSANLHGGSLVVNYPFDDDEEGVSHYSKSPDDQVFQQVARAFSQENPLMHSGHPCEDLYPEEYFKDGITNGAKWYTVPGGMQDWNYVNTNCFEVTIELGCVKYPWAKDLPKYWEQNGRALLEFIHQVHTGVKGTVTDSRDGAGISNATISVEGIDHSITTASAGDYWRLLVPGTYSITASAHGYKPVRTYATVTKDRAETVDFRLTQSDLSSSNQFPGSPQPTQSPSEKELGSLIKKLSSDQGLEQLVKSTDTGNSIRYRRPKEWSDILNSLKLNFPQITKLHSLGWSVEFRSILALEISNKPAEAEPSEPKIRFVAGIHGNAPVGTELLLEFATFLCINYGKNYAITKLINETRIFIVPSVNPDGREQASEQQCSSAQGLTNANGIDLDRNFLGNASQRSSEPQPETKAMMDFILNRTFTLSVALDGGALIVAYPYNKPVQTVENEGTLKYLASVYAKNHPKMHLGDTGCSNNGQSGNIPGGVIRAAEKQSHMGSMKDFSMDSGHCPEITVYTGCCLFPPVDQLVSLWSENKKSLLSMLVEVHKGVRGVVRDRSGKPVVGASIVLNRRMKVFTSEGGYFHVLLAPGSYNIEVIADGYQQQRRKVVVSPYKAANSVVIEFDLDNNIFGLPREFVVASAAASMTALVMTACIIWCVCAAKSNSQKDGFHRLRQHRDIYDDEIRLNTMGSKKLLLANEFQDESESEEETLYANKI